The Orcinus orca chromosome 4, mOrcOrc1.1, whole genome shotgun sequence genome includes a region encoding these proteins:
- the NWD2 gene encoding NACHT and WD repeat domain-containing protein 2 encodes MWPAGAGTKLPCPRDSALRRAAFSGNLTALPSHLMPAGRSVRVFISANPEDTGAERQALRENVYPKLREFCRENYGLEFQVIDLYWGIDEDEWDSPELQKTRMKLLEDCLKTSAGPCFVGLLGEKYGNIRIPGEVEASEFEMILDAAIEAKLETKLLEEWYCRDENSVPAAYYLRPKSEMLKSNKNAVQPPAHAENEKTWQEISDEIKKVFKVAVKLLYEKRKMKHSQAKRYLFSAIEDEFDFALGKQTPAFLKKCVCYIRKIANIERFVKIPEMGKYMDITGAEPRIIRDPEAQEKLIKLRDEFIPTIVASSNLRVYTSVTHCDMKLGYSQEIENHYIEGLGKQFYEDMIDIIQATVQQNFDTETDTLYDEILQHSSLCKTYASFYEYKCESLNIVHKYILPSKTGHINPLVIYGGPCTGKTLLLAEVAKKAYGWLHEDTGPESDPVIVVRFLGTTDMSTDLRTLLLSVCEQLAVNYRCLVQSYPKKIHDLRDLFINLLNESSLQRPLVVIFDALEQLSESHEARKLWWLPVHLPRFVRIVLSTLPNKHGILQKLRCLIHEEDNYIELIPRDRKMCSQVLKHQLLRVKRKVTSGQQIYVNNAFSKCTLPMFVNLTFREVRNWRSHRDVDESSLCVTVHESIEQLFWSLERKCGQKLVSRALGYITMAKMGLSEMELEDVLALDNSVMNELNESVRPSNPLRVPYLYIARLKEGLSGYLIERHVKNITLLVWANRHLQLIAQKLYLQDNSDLHEMHTILADYFLGVWSGGRRKAFCLEDPYLNGCLDLESRSLLEEEKHFTEQASFDRQAPDQPWVFQCNPLEPDIFFVNHRKMCELLHHLTRCGKTDDLLYGIIMNFSWLYTMIKIGQFDKVLLDIELAYNCSQEKELKFLASTLRSIKTKVVAFPGSLSAELQQRLLPVVSSLPKLRHLLLECDKDGPKYCSIVPLHSSMDVTYSPERLPLSSSHLHVTEILPTCNPSTVLTALENGSISTWDVETRQLLRQITTAQSVILGMKLTSDEKYLVVATTNNTLLVYDNVNSCLLSEVEIKGTKHGSGSTYINGFTLSVKHALAWLEASKDVTVIDLLYRWPLYQFHCWYEVTCVQCSLDGVYAFCGQYLNTTTIFHLGSGEKLCTVTSEFSGGFVKFLLILDTAQEMVMVDSEGSLSVWNTEDISNPQLTDDFDCRREDSEVVSVELSEDQSAVLICKALSIELLDTGMWKVAEKFRAKHNERFISAVLSKNGDCIIATMENTSAVFFWRRDTGQCMASLQEISGTIVKLVKSSHHNMLLSLSTSGVLSIWDIDIITAMSNIDKTGKPIQSLVLPARGEIIYSLDGSDCVHKWNFSSGFLEAVFKHEGIVEHCVLTSSGDVMVTSDDKSSQYVWHTSSGENLFRINGQRISQLLITHNDQFVVSLCEENASRVWRLATGHRVCNILTTLQNAFITSANTFVVGMTKSKVLAVSLWTGSITKKVCCEDGTTIVNFKLIPDCPDIIVFITSAETVNIWSLTDEVICRRVQLPNNFLKNLEDFEISPNGKLGIISRGDENINVLDLHSGKLRVVHASGVIWRHRLSRDGRYLVYICFRNGEEEDENGAISSLIVMRLADGKNIGACSLYKTPTFLALSQRHLNIIVGFDDGSIGIYTVVDRVDAALKIKIATSNSRQIFNNATQTSRPKCHSYCFKMSVDCLWRESTEVFARDSPITVSDSMEPNEATPSKKHNSCYDRVCSALESRGHSYAPDN; translated from the exons GGACTGTTAGGTGAAAAATATGGGAACATCCGAATCCCTGGAGAAGTTGAAGCGTCAGAGTTTGAAATGATTTTGGATGCTGCCATAGAGGCGAAGCTGGAGACCAAGTTACTGGAAGAGTGGTACTGTCGGGACGAGAACTCAGTGCCAGCAGCTTATTACCTCAGACCCAAATCGGAAATGctgaaaagcaataaaaatgca GTGCAGCCCCCTGCCCATGCTGAGAATGAGAAGACCTGGCAAGAGATATCAGATGAGATCAAGAAGGTATTTAAGGTTGCTGTAAAACTGTTatatgaaaagaggaaaatgaaacacaGCCAAGCCAAGAGGTACCTGTTCTCAG CTATAGAGGATGAGTTTGACTTTGCTCTAGGGAAGCAAACTCCAGCATTCCTGAAGAAATGTGTTTGCTATATTAGGAAAATTGCTAACATTGAGCGTTTCGTGAAAATCCCGGAGATGGGAAAATACATGGATATAACTGGAGCAGAACCAAGGATTATTCGGGACCCAGAAGCCCAAGAGAAGCTGATAAAACTCCGGGATGAGTTTATTCCTACCATTGTTGCATCATCTAATCTGAGAGTGTACACATCTGTTACTCATTGTGACATGAAACTAGGCTATtcccaagaaatagaaaaccatTACATAGAAGGACTCGGTAAACAATTTTATGAGGACATGATTGACATAATTCAGGCCACGGTACAACAGAATTTTGACACAGAAACGGATACACTCTACGACGAAATCCTTCAGCATTCATCACTATGTAAAACATATGCCTCCTTCTACGAGTACAAATGTGAATCTCTAAACATCGTGCATAAATACATTCTTCCAAGCAAAACAGGGCACATCAACCCTCTTGTTATTTACGGTGGACCATGCACTGGGAAGACCCTTCTGCTAGCTGAAGTAGCAAAGAAG GCTTATGGCTGGCTACATGAAGACACAGGACCAGAATCTGACCCAGTCATAGTCGTGAGGTTTCTAGGAACCACAGACATGAGTACTGATCTTAGGACTCTCCTTCTAAGTGTCTGTGAACAGTTGGCCGTGAACTACCGGTGCCTGGTTCAGAGCTACCCTAAGAAGATCCATGACCTCCGCGACTTATTTATAAACCTCTTGAATGAGTCTTCATTGCAGAGACCCCTCGTGGTCATATTCGATGCCCTGGAGCAGCTCTCAGAGAGCCACGAGGCCAGGAAGCTCTGGTGGCTCCCGGTTCACCTTCCCCGATTCGTCCGGATTGTCCTCTCCACGCTGCCCAACAAACATGGGATCCTACAGAAACTAAGGTGCCTTATCCACGAAGAAGACAACTACATCGAGCTGATTCCCCGGGACAGGAAGATGTGCAGCCAGGTGCTCAAACACCAGCTGCTGCGGGTCAAAAGGAAGGTCACGTCGGGCCAGCAGATTTACGTGAACAACGCCTTCTCCAAGTGCACATTGCCCATGTTTGTGAACCTGACCTTTAGGGAGGTGAGAAACTGGCGATCTCACAGAGACGTCGATGAATCCTCCCTCTGTGTCACCGTGCACGAAAGCATAGAGCAGCTCTTCTGGTCCTTGGAGAGGAAGTGTGGGCAGAAACTCGTCTCCCGGGCTCTAGGTTACATCACCATGGCCAAAATGGGTTTGAgtgaaatggagctggaagacGTGCTGGCCCTTGACAACAGTGTGATGAATGAGCTCAACGAGAGCGTCAGGCCCAGCAATCCCCTGAGGGTACCTTATCTGTACATCGCGAGGCTCAAGGAGGGGCTCAGTGGATACTTAATCGAGAGACACGTGAAGAACATCACCCTCCTGGTCTGGGCCAACAGACACCTGCAGCTCATAGCCCAGAAGCTATATCTGCAGGATAACAGTGACCTGCATGAAATGCATACCATCCTGGCAGACTATTTCCTGGGGGTCTGGTCAGGGGGCAGAAGGAAAGCTTTCTGCCTTGAAGACCCCTACCTGAATGGCTGTCTTGACTTAGAGAGCAGAAGCCTGCTTGAGGAGGAAAAGCATTTCACGGAGCAGGCTTCCTTCGACAGGCAGGCCCCGGACCAGCCCTGGGTCTTTCAGTGCAACCCACTGGAGCCTGACATCTTTTTCGTCAACCATCGGAAAATGTGTGAGCTCCTGCACCACCTGACGAGGTGTGGGAAAACCGATGACCTGCTCTACGGCATCATCATGAACTTCAGCTGGCTTTACACCATGATCAAAATTGGCCAGTTTGACAAGGTGCTCTTGGACATCGAGCTGGCTTACAACTGCTCGCAGGAGAAGGAGCTGAAGTTCCTGGCGAGCACCCTCCGCAGCATCAAAACCAAGGTCGTCGCGTTCCCCGGCTCCCTTTCCGCAGAGCTTCAGCAAAGACTGCTGCCCGTCGTGAGTTCCCTGCCCAAACTTAGACACCTTCTTTTAGAATGTGACAAAGATGGGCCCAAATACTGCTCCATCGTGCCATTACACTCATCCATGGATGTGACCTATAGCCCGGAGCGTCTTCCCTTGTCATCTAGTCACCTGCACGTCACCGAGATTCTGCCCACCTGTAACCCCAGTACGGTGCTCACAGCTTTAGAAAACGGTTCCATCAGCACGTGGGATGTGGAAACACGTCAACTACTCAGGCAGATCACGACGGCCCAGTCTGTCATCCTGGGCATGAAACTCACCAGTGACGAAAAGTATCTCGTGGTGGCAACGACAAATAACACCTTGTTGGTTTACGACAATGTAAATTCTTGCCTCCTGTCTGAAGTGGAAATCAAAGGGACCAAGCATGGAAGCGGCTCCACCTACATCAATGGATTTACACTGTCTGTCAAACACGCTCTGGCCTGGCTCGAAGCCAGCAAAGACGTCACTGTCATCGACCTGCTCTACAGATGGCCCCTTTACCAGTTCCACTGCTGGTACGAAGTGACCTGTGTCCAGTGCTCTCTGGACGGCGTGTATGCCTTCTGTGGACAGTACCTGAACACCACTACCATCTTCCATTTAGGGAGTGGAGAAAAGTTATGTACGGTGACGTCTGAATTTTCAGGTGGGTTTGTGAAGTTCCTTCTTATCTTGGACACGGCTCAGGAAATGGTAATGGTAGACAGTGAGGGAAGCCTTTCTGTTTGGAACACTGAGGACATCTCCAACCCCCAGCTGACCGATGACTTTGACTGCCGAAGAGAAGATAGTGAAGTGGTCAGCGTTGAGCTTTCAGAGGACCAAAGTGCAGTTCTGATCTGTAAAGCCCTCAGCATCGAGCTCTTAGATACCGGTATGTGGAAGGTGGCTGAAAAGTTCAGAGCAAAGCACAACGAACGCTTTATATCGGCTGTGCTGTCCAAGAATGGAGACTGCATCATTGCGACCATGGAAAACACCTCGGCCGTGTTTTTCTGGAGGCGGGACACGGGACAGTGTATGGCGAGCTTACAGGAAATCTCAGGTACCATAGTCAAGTTGGTGAAATCCAGTCATCACAACATGCTGCTATCTTTATCCACCAGTGGTGTTCTCTCTATCTGGGACATAGATATAATCACAGCTATGTCCAACATAGATAAGACTGGAAAACCCATCCAAAGTCTGGTGTTACCCGCTAGGGGGGAAATCATTTACTCCCTCGATGGCTCTGATTGTGTTCACAAGTGGAACTTCAGCAGTGGGTTCCTTGAAGCAGTATTTAAGCATGAAGGAATAGTTGAACACTGTGTGTTGACATCCTCTGGAGACGTCATGGTGACATCGGATGACAAGAGCAGCCAATACGTCTGGCATACCAGCAGCGGTGAAAACCTCTTCCGAATTAATGGGCAGAGAATATCTCAGCTGCTGATTACCCACAATGACCAGTTCGTGGTCTCTCTCTGTGAGGAAAATGCCTCCAGGGTTTGGAGACTGGCCACGGGCCACAGGGTATGCAACATCCTGACCACGCTGCAGAATGCCTTCATAACCTCTGCAAATACCTTCGTGGTGGGCATGACCAAAAGCAAGGTGCTGGCAGTCAGTCTTTGGACGGGAAGCATCACCAAGAAGGTCTGCTGCGAAGACGGCACCACCATTGTGAATTTTAAATTGATCCCCGATTGTCCGGACATCATTGTGTTTATCACGTCAGCCGAGACGGTGAATATCTGGAGCCTGACAGATGAAGTGATCTGTCGCCGTGTGCAACTTCCAAACAACTTCCTGAAAAATCTAGAGGATTTTGAAATTTCCCCCAATGGAAAGCTAGGCATTATTTCCAGGGGAGATGAAAATATCAACGTGCTGGATTTACACAGCGGTAAATTACGGGTGGTTCACGCCTCTGGGGTCATCTGGAGGCACAGGTTGTCTCGAGACGGTCGCTACCTGGTATACATTTGTTTCCGAAACGGGGAGGAAGAGGATGAAAATGGTGCGATATCCAGTTTGATTGTCATGAGACTGGCCGATGGCAAAAATATCGGTGCTTGCTCCCTTTACAAAACTCCAACTTTTCTTGCCCTCTCCCAGCGGCACCTGAACATCATTGTGGGTTTTGACGACGGCAGTATAGGGATATACACGGTGGTGGACCGCGTAGACGCTgcactgaaaattaaaatagccACTTCAAATAGCAGACAAATTTTCAATAATGCGACACAGACATCCAGGCCAAAGTGTCATAGTTactgttttaaaatgtctgtgGATTGCTTATGGAGAGAGTCCACTGAGGTCTTTGCAAGAGACAGTCCCATCACAGTGAGTGACTCCATGGAGCCCAACGAGGCGACGCCCTCCAAGAAACACAACTCTTGCTATGACCGGGTGTGCTCCGCCCTGGAATCCAGGGGCCACAGCTATGCCCCTGACaactga